The Propionibacterium freudenreichii subsp. freudenreichii genome contains a region encoding:
- the tmk gene encoding dTMP kinase — MSTRRYPGWFVVFEGGDGVGKSTQVELLADALADAGVSHLVTREPGGTPLGDNIRELLLDPASGDVAPRAEALLYAADKAQHLHEVVVPALAAGKVVVCDRYLDSMLAYQGAGRVLELREVADIADWATRGLRPDLTVLLDLDPDEAVGMKEHKDRLEQAGVEFHRRVRQGFLDLANADPERYLVLPGRQGREWAAGRVRERLRGLGVQLIG; from the coding sequence ATGAGCACACGGCGCTATCCGGGATGGTTCGTCGTCTTCGAGGGCGGCGACGGCGTCGGCAAGTCGACGCAGGTCGAGCTGCTGGCCGACGCGCTGGCCGACGCGGGGGTGTCGCACCTGGTCACCCGTGAGCCGGGCGGTACGCCCCTTGGCGACAACATTCGTGAGCTGTTGCTCGACCCGGCGAGCGGCGACGTCGCCCCGCGGGCCGAGGCGCTGCTCTATGCCGCTGACAAGGCCCAACACCTCCATGAGGTGGTGGTGCCGGCGCTGGCCGCGGGCAAGGTGGTGGTCTGTGACCGCTATCTCGACTCGATGCTGGCCTATCAGGGGGCGGGCCGGGTGCTGGAGCTGCGCGAGGTGGCCGACATCGCCGACTGGGCCACCCGGGGCCTGCGCCCCGACCTCACCGTGCTGCTCGACCTCGATCCCGACGAGGCGGTGGGCATGAAGGAGCACAAGGACCGCCTGGAACAGGCCGGCGTGGAGTTCCATCGTCGCGTGCGCCAGGGCTTCCTCGACCTGGCCAACGCCGATCCCGAGCGCTACCTGGTGCTGCCCGGGCGGCAGGGACGCGAATGGGCGGCCGGCCGGGTGCGCGAGCGACTGCGGGGCCTGGGTGTGCAGCTGATCGGCTGA
- a CDS encoding DEAD/DEAH box helicase — translation MAIPQWLAGDPCVLHVDHRDALPGTTAEWPEWLSADCVATIRAAGVPLPWRHQREAAELAHAGRHVALSTPTASGKTLAYLLPLMAATAPGAAAEGFEWADAAQGDRRGPSTNRGLAAALVADHGLSADRLDPGLSGGGLAGAGLSGEAMVGSRERATTVSRARSALGLKQGATALYLAPTKALAHDQMRAARTFGPKGWQAGCLDGDSDAAERRFAREQADLVLTNPDMVHHALLPGHARWARLLSGLRYVVIDEAHRYRGVFGAQVGGVIRRLRRLCHAYGSDPVFILASATASHAGESGAALIGEPEPIAEVNDDASPHPARDVVLWRPESSAYDDAAKILAGLVDQGRQTIAFVASRAQCELMAVRAKEKSRSGRAIASYRSGYLAMDRRQIEAGLQSGRLFGVSATNALELGVDVAGMDAVVICGFPGTLASLWQQAGRAGRADRDALVVVVQREDPLDAYLFAHPELIFSAPIERTVLFPDNPHVLGPQLAAAAQEAPLTPADARWFGPTMAGLCEQLCAAGLLRRRATGWYWPRPERAVDAIDLRGTGGKPLDIIEEDSGRVIGQVDMAAADHSVYPGAVYLHQGEQFLVDAYHPERREALVNRRRPGYFTQPRTIIEARILHEDAHKPLGRTTVCTGDIDLTTQVTGYLRRDEVTTQVWDENPLELPVQRMGTKAVWWTVPEDVAAEVGLSAIKLANAAHAMEHTAIGLLPGFAPCDRWDIGGVSMMVHPDTELCTIIVHDGQAGGSGFARAGYECAEAWLAATLQRLQTCSCLAGCPACIVSPKCGNGNQHLDKDAATRLLAALLEGPAQR, via the coding sequence GTGGCGATTCCGCAGTGGCTGGCGGGCGACCCGTGCGTGTTGCACGTGGACCATCGCGACGCCCTGCCCGGAACCACTGCCGAGTGGCCCGAGTGGCTGTCGGCGGACTGCGTCGCCACGATCCGCGCGGCCGGGGTGCCGCTGCCCTGGCGCCACCAGCGTGAGGCGGCCGAGTTGGCCCACGCCGGACGCCACGTGGCGCTGAGCACGCCCACCGCGTCGGGCAAGACGCTGGCCTATCTGCTGCCGCTCATGGCGGCGACCGCACCGGGTGCCGCCGCGGAGGGGTTCGAGTGGGCCGATGCGGCGCAGGGCGATCGGCGGGGTCCGTCGACCAACCGTGGGCTGGCCGCTGCACTGGTGGCCGACCACGGGCTGTCGGCGGATCGCCTCGATCCGGGACTGTCCGGTGGAGGCCTGGCCGGTGCTGGCCTGTCCGGTGAGGCGATGGTGGGATCGCGGGAACGGGCCACCACGGTCTCGCGGGCACGCTCGGCGCTGGGCCTCAAGCAGGGCGCCACGGCCCTGTACCTGGCGCCGACCAAGGCGCTGGCGCACGACCAGATGCGCGCGGCCCGCACCTTCGGCCCGAAGGGCTGGCAGGCGGGCTGCCTGGACGGCGACTCCGACGCGGCCGAGCGTCGCTTTGCCCGGGAACAGGCCGACCTGGTGCTGACCAATCCCGACATGGTGCACCATGCCCTGCTGCCCGGGCATGCCCGCTGGGCGCGGCTGCTGTCGGGCCTGCGCTATGTGGTGATCGACGAGGCCCACCGCTACCGCGGCGTCTTCGGGGCCCAGGTGGGTGGGGTGATCCGTCGGCTGCGACGGCTGTGCCATGCCTACGGCTCCGATCCGGTGTTCATTCTCGCGTCGGCCACGGCCAGCCATGCCGGGGAGTCCGGTGCGGCGCTGATCGGGGAGCCGGAGCCGATCGCGGAGGTCAACGACGACGCCTCGCCGCATCCGGCGCGCGACGTGGTGCTGTGGCGTCCCGAGTCGAGCGCCTACGACGACGCAGCGAAGATCCTGGCCGGACTGGTCGACCAGGGACGCCAGACGATCGCCTTCGTGGCCAGCCGCGCGCAGTGCGAGCTGATGGCGGTGCGCGCCAAGGAGAAGTCGCGCAGCGGGCGGGCGATTGCGTCCTACCGGTCGGGATACCTGGCGATGGACCGGCGCCAGATCGAGGCCGGACTGCAGTCGGGCCGGCTGTTCGGGGTGTCGGCCACCAATGCGCTGGAACTCGGCGTCGACGTGGCCGGCATGGACGCGGTGGTCATCTGTGGCTTCCCCGGCACCCTGGCGTCGTTGTGGCAACAGGCCGGACGGGCCGGGCGCGCCGACCGCGATGCGCTCGTGGTGGTGGTGCAGCGCGAGGACCCGCTGGACGCCTATCTATTCGCCCATCCCGAGTTGATCTTCTCGGCGCCGATCGAGCGCACCGTGTTGTTCCCCGACAATCCGCATGTGCTGGGGCCCCAGCTGGCCGCGGCAGCCCAGGAGGCCCCGCTGACGCCGGCCGATGCGCGCTGGTTCGGCCCGACGATGGCGGGATTGTGCGAGCAGTTGTGTGCGGCCGGGCTGCTGCGTCGGCGGGCCACCGGCTGGTACTGGCCGCGTCCCGAGCGGGCGGTGGACGCGATTGACCTGCGCGGCACCGGCGGCAAACCGCTGGACATCATCGAGGAGGATTCCGGGCGCGTGATCGGCCAGGTGGACATGGCCGCCGCCGACCACAGCGTCTACCCGGGGGCGGTCTACCTGCACCAGGGCGAGCAGTTCCTGGTGGACGCCTATCATCCCGAGCGCCGCGAAGCGTTGGTGAACCGGCGCCGGCCGGGCTATTTCACCCAGCCGCGCACGATCATCGAGGCGCGCATCCTGCACGAGGACGCCCACAAGCCGCTCGGCCGCACCACCGTGTGCACCGGCGACATCGACCTGACCACCCAGGTGACCGGCTACCTGCGGCGCGACGAGGTGACCACCCAGGTGTGGGACGAGAATCCGCTGGAGCTTCCGGTGCAGCGGATGGGCACCAAGGCGGTGTGGTGGACGGTGCCCGAGGACGTGGCCGCCGAGGTGGGGCTGTCGGCGATCAAGCTGGCGAATGCGGCCCACGCGATGGAGCACACGGCCATCGGGTTGCTGCCCGGCTTCGCGCCGTGCGACCGCTGGGACATCGGCGGGGTGTCGATGATGGTGCACCCCGACACCGAGCTGTGCACGATCATCGTGCACGACGGCCAGGCCGGCGGCTCGGGTTTCGCCCGGGCCGGCTACGAGTGTGCCGAGGCCTGGTTGGCGGCGACGCTGCAGCGGCTGCAGACCTGCTCGTGCCTCGCCGGCTGCCCGGCGTGCATCGTGTCGCCCAAGTGTGGCAACGGCAACCAGCACCTCGACAAGGACGCGGCGACGCGCCTGCTCGCCGCCCTGTTGGAGGGCCCGGCGCAGCGCTAG
- the topA gene encoding type I DNA topoisomerase: MATTPRRLVIVESPTKATKIAGYLGPGYVVESSRGHVRDLPTSAAEVPAKYKGQSWARTGVNVDDDFAPIYVVSADKKSTIKQLKAELKNADELYLATDGDREGEAIAWHLLQELKPKIPVKRMVFHEITPAAIQEAVKHPRTLDEDLVEAQETRRILDRLYGYEVSPVLWKKVMPRLSAGRVQSVATRLIVDRERDRMAFRAASYWDIEAILDAGASATPRQFPARLVSLDGQRIAQGSSFDSLGHAKSDVAVLDKPATDALSSALATAPFVVTAVEAKPYTRRPAAPFRTTTLQQEAGRKLGFTTDRTMRVAQELYEDGYITYMRTDSVTLSGQAITAARDAITQLYGADYVPERPRIYNSKVKNAQEAHEAIRPSGEHFRTPAQTGLRGDQFKLYELVWQRTVASQMADATGQQMTVRIEATPTQRVALEGVTPQPVRTAQFTASGRTITFQGFLKAYVESSDKPEQAQARLPQLAAEQKLDAAAINPEGHETKPPARFTEPSLVAKLEELDIGRPSTYASIIRTITSRDYVFKRGSALVPTWLAFAVTRLLEEHFSELVDYDFTAALEDHLDEIAKGDADRLAVLQSFYFGNNNADAHEGLHELTNSLGDIDARALSTFHLGDLDSGIDVRVGRYGTYVQDEEEHRANVPEDMAPDELTVEAARELLAHTGGDERELGLDPTTHLAIVVKAGRFGPYVTEVLPDDDDAPAAKKSKVKPRTASLFRTMDPATVTLDDALKLLSLPRVVGGEGEEQVTAQNGRYGPYLKKGSDTRSLPSEESIFTTTMEQAAELFAQPKRRGRQAAAPLRELGEDPNSGKPVVVKDGRFGPYVTDGEYNATLRKADSVEAITLDRAAELLAEKRAKGPAPKKRTTRKATAKKAPAKKTAAAKKPAAKKPAAKKATSSASTAKPAAKKPAAKKSATTSTN, encoded by the coding sequence GTGGCAACTACTCCGCGCAGACTCGTCATCGTCGAGTCGCCCACCAAGGCGACGAAGATCGCCGGCTACCTGGGCCCCGGCTATGTCGTGGAGTCGAGCCGTGGCCATGTGCGCGACCTGCCGACCAGCGCCGCCGAGGTGCCCGCCAAGTACAAGGGCCAGAGCTGGGCGCGCACCGGCGTCAACGTGGACGACGACTTCGCACCCATCTACGTGGTGAGCGCCGACAAGAAGTCCACGATCAAGCAGCTCAAGGCCGAGCTGAAGAACGCCGACGAGCTCTACCTGGCCACTGACGGTGACCGCGAGGGCGAGGCCATCGCGTGGCACCTGCTGCAGGAGCTGAAGCCGAAGATCCCGGTGAAGCGCATGGTCTTCCACGAGATCACCCCGGCCGCCATCCAGGAGGCCGTCAAGCATCCGCGCACCCTCGACGAGGACCTCGTGGAGGCACAGGAGACCCGCCGCATCCTCGACCGCCTCTACGGCTACGAGGTGAGTCCGGTGCTGTGGAAGAAGGTCATGCCCCGCCTGTCGGCCGGACGCGTGCAGTCGGTTGCCACCCGCCTGATCGTCGACCGTGAGCGTGACCGGATGGCCTTCCGGGCCGCGTCCTACTGGGACATCGAGGCGATCCTCGACGCCGGCGCCTCCGCCACGCCCCGCCAGTTCCCCGCCCGCCTGGTGAGCCTGGACGGCCAGCGCATCGCGCAGGGTTCCAGCTTCGACTCGCTGGGCCACGCCAAGTCCGACGTCGCCGTGCTCGACAAGCCGGCCACCGATGCCCTGTCGTCGGCCCTTGCCACCGCGCCGTTCGTGGTGACCGCCGTCGAGGCCAAGCCGTACACGCGTCGCCCCGCGGCGCCCTTCCGCACCACCACGCTGCAGCAGGAGGCCGGTCGCAAGCTCGGCTTCACCACCGATCGCACCATGCGCGTGGCCCAGGAGCTGTACGAGGACGGCTACATCACCTATATGCGTACCGACTCGGTGACGCTGTCGGGCCAGGCGATCACCGCCGCACGGGACGCGATCACCCAGCTCTACGGCGCCGACTACGTGCCCGAGCGTCCCCGCATCTACAACTCGAAGGTGAAGAACGCCCAGGAGGCCCACGAGGCGATTCGTCCCTCCGGTGAGCACTTCCGCACGCCGGCCCAGACGGGCCTGCGCGGCGACCAGTTCAAGCTCTACGAGCTGGTCTGGCAGCGCACCGTCGCGTCGCAGATGGCCGACGCCACCGGTCAGCAGATGACCGTGCGCATCGAGGCCACGCCCACCCAGCGGGTCGCATTGGAGGGCGTGACGCCCCAGCCAGTGCGCACCGCACAGTTCACCGCCTCGGGCCGCACGATCACCTTCCAGGGCTTCCTGAAGGCCTATGTGGAGTCGAGCGACAAGCCCGAACAGGCCCAGGCGAGGCTGCCGCAGCTGGCCGCCGAGCAGAAGCTCGATGCCGCCGCGATCAATCCCGAGGGCCACGAGACGAAGCCGCCGGCGCGCTTCACCGAGCCGAGCCTGGTGGCCAAGCTCGAGGAGCTCGACATCGGTCGTCCGTCGACCTATGCGTCGATCATCCGCACCATCACCAGCCGCGACTATGTGTTCAAGCGCGGCTCGGCGCTGGTGCCCACTTGGCTGGCGTTCGCCGTCACCCGGCTGCTCGAGGAGCATTTCTCCGAGCTGGTCGACTATGACTTCACCGCGGCGCTGGAGGACCACCTCGACGAGATCGCCAAGGGCGACGCCGACCGGCTGGCGGTGTTGCAGTCGTTCTACTTCGGCAACAACAATGCCGACGCCCACGAGGGCCTCCACGAGCTCACGAACTCGCTGGGCGACATCGACGCCCGGGCGCTGTCCACCTTCCACCTGGGCGACCTCGACTCCGGCATCGACGTGCGCGTGGGCCGCTACGGCACCTATGTGCAGGACGAGGAGGAGCACCGCGCCAATGTGCCCGAGGACATGGCTCCCGACGAGCTGACCGTCGAGGCGGCCCGCGAGCTGCTGGCGCACACCGGCGGCGATGAGCGTGAGCTCGGGCTCGACCCCACCACGCACCTGGCGATCGTGGTGAAGGCGGGGCGTTTCGGCCCCTATGTCACCGAGGTGCTGCCCGACGACGACGATGCGCCCGCAGCGAAGAAGTCGAAGGTCAAGCCGCGCACGGCCAGCCTGTTCCGCACGATGGATCCGGCCACGGTGACCCTTGACGACGCGCTGAAGCTGTTGTCGCTGCCGCGCGTGGTCGGTGGTGAGGGCGAGGAGCAGGTGACCGCCCAGAACGGACGCTATGGCCCCTACCTGAAGAAGGGTTCCGACACGCGCTCACTGCCCAGTGAGGAGTCGATCTTCACCACGACGATGGAGCAGGCGGCCGAATTGTTCGCCCAACCGAAGAGGCGTGGGCGGCAGGCGGCGGCCCCCTTGCGTGAGCTGGGCGAGGACCCGAATTCGGGCAAGCCGGTGGTGGTGAAGGACGGCCGTTTCGGCCCCTATGTCACCGATGGTGAGTACAACGCGACCCTGCGCAAGGCTGATTCGGTGGAGGCGATCACGCTCGACCGCGCCGCAGAGTTGTTGGCCGAGAAGCGGGCCAAGGGTCCGGCGCCGAAGAAGCGCACCACCCGCAAGGCGACGGCGAAGAAGGCTCCGGCCAAGAAGACGGCAGCTGCCAAGAAGCCGGCAGCGAAGAAGCCAGCGGCCAAGAAGGCTACGTCCTCGGCGTCCACCGCCAAGCCGGCCGCGAAGAAGCCGGCGGCGAAGAAGTCAGCCACCACGTCGACGAACTGA
- a CDS encoding methyltransferase, whose amino-acid sequence MTMRQHAVSDDFLRPDSINAFTDALRGAKYNVDAVLERLGEAGQEGLTRNQTMPALDRLGDATDAQADLIRLFPLQQIVPRSRLAAFLDVPALIEAGVLGAIGREGIHADIDVRPYGFTDAAGEWSGWVAADPIPGMDSMVTRTRPNYVLGVSPASTSLAQLTVPDRVGSALDLGAGCGVQSLHLARHADTVTLTDINPRALDMARLTLALNGLDLDVRAGSFYEPVAHDSFDLIVTNPPYVMSPPTDAADRLVYREGGFAGDGLVRHVVREGASHLADGGLLQVLANWADTREASWEDRLAEWVRGTGCDLWVVEREHLDVYSYIEMWLTDAGLSGDPIWLDRYAEWLNYFDAQGITGVGLGWIMVRKSGSAEPSVHMESWPYTIAQPVGAALSAGWTARDVAGLDDDELLARTFTVDPSVVQEATGRPGAADPSHVVLRQTAGLCRALAVDAAVGGVIGACDGELPLGVLIGAVAGLLDQPVDELEAAILPRLREAIEQGFIA is encoded by the coding sequence ATGACGATGCGCCAACACGCAGTGAGCGACGATTTCCTGCGTCCCGACAGCATCAACGCCTTCACTGACGCCCTGCGCGGGGCGAAGTACAACGTGGACGCGGTGCTGGAACGTCTGGGCGAGGCCGGCCAGGAGGGCCTGACGCGCAATCAGACGATGCCCGCGCTCGACCGGCTGGGCGACGCCACCGACGCCCAGGCCGACCTGATCCGGCTCTTCCCGCTGCAACAGATCGTGCCGCGCTCGCGACTGGCGGCCTTCCTCGACGTGCCGGCGCTCATCGAGGCCGGCGTGCTGGGTGCGATCGGACGCGAGGGCATCCACGCCGACATCGACGTGCGTCCCTATGGGTTCACCGACGCCGCCGGCGAATGGAGCGGCTGGGTGGCGGCCGACCCGATCCCCGGGATGGACTCGATGGTCACCCGCACCCGTCCCAACTACGTGCTCGGCGTCAGCCCGGCGTCCACCTCGCTGGCCCAGCTCACGGTGCCCGACCGGGTGGGCTCGGCGCTCGACCTCGGCGCCGGTTGCGGGGTGCAGAGCCTGCACCTGGCCCGCCACGCCGACACGGTGACCCTCACCGACATCAATCCCCGCGCCCTGGACATGGCCCGCCTCACGCTGGCCCTCAACGGGCTCGACCTCGACGTGCGCGCGGGCAGCTTCTACGAGCCGGTGGCCCACGACAGCTTCGACCTGATCGTCACCAATCCGCCCTATGTGATGAGCCCGCCCACCGACGCCGCCGACCGCCTCGTCTACCGCGAGGGCGGCTTCGCCGGCGATGGCCTGGTGCGGCACGTGGTGCGCGAGGGCGCGAGCCACCTGGCCGACGGCGGCCTGCTGCAGGTGCTGGCCAACTGGGCCGACACGCGCGAGGCGAGCTGGGAGGACCGGCTGGCCGAATGGGTGCGTGGCACCGGATGCGACCTGTGGGTGGTGGAGCGCGAGCACCTCGACGTCTATTCCTATATAGAGATGTGGCTCACCGACGCCGGCCTGTCGGGCGATCCGATCTGGCTCGACCGCTACGCCGAATGGCTCAACTACTTCGACGCCCAGGGCATCACGGGCGTCGGCCTGGGCTGGATCATGGTGCGCAAGTCGGGCTCCGCCGAACCCAGCGTGCACATGGAGAGCTGGCCCTACACGATCGCCCAGCCCGTCGGCGCCGCCCTGTCAGCCGGCTGGACCGCACGCGACGTGGCCGGGCTGGACGACGACGAACTGCTCGCACGCACCTTCACCGTGGACCCCTCCGTGGTGCAGGAGGCCACCGGGCGTCCCGGGGCGGCCGATCCCAGCCATGTGGTGCTGCGCCAGACCGCCGGGCTGTGCCGGGCGCTGGCCGTGGACGCCGCGGTGGGTGGAGTGATCGGCGCCTGCGACGGCGAGCTTCCCCTCGGCGTGCTGATCGGGGCGGTGGCCGGGTTGCTCGACCAGCCGGTCGACGAACTCGAGGCCGCCATCCTGCCCCGCCTGCGGGAGGCGATCGAGCAGGGCTTCATCGCCTGA